The sequence CCTCCGAGGGACAGGAGACGCCCAGCTTGTCCTGAGTGTCTGAAGGCACCATAGGGCCGCATTTCTGACAGGCCTCTGACTGAACGAGGGCGGGGCTGAGATTCACAGCGGCCGTGCCCCGCACTGTGGGGTGGTCCGGGGTCCAGGGTTCCCTGTGCGCTGGAGGGAACGTTGTGTCGGTCCGCGCCGGGGCGACCGTCAAGACCTTCCCTGACTCACTGGAACGCGTGATCCCTCCCCGGCGGTCTCCCTTCAGTCTGCACCACAGACAACACCATTCCTGAGGTCCATGCCGGTTGCTATGGTGGAGCGGCTACGGAGGCAGCCCATGACCGGACCGCGACCATCCGCCGTGACGCCCAGGCCGTTCAGACGTGTCCTGCGGCCATCCTGGACGCCGTACCTGTTCATCGCACCATTCTTTCTGGTGCTGCTCGGCTTCGGGCTGTTCCCGCTCGCCTTCTCGCTGTACCTGTCCTTCTGTGACTGGAATCCGGTGCGCGGCCTGGGGGCCATCCGCTGGGACGGACTGTGGGCCTACCGCAACGTGTTCACCGACCCGCTGTACTGGCCGGCGTTCTGGCGTTCGGTCACCACCGCGCTGGCAGCCACGGTCCCTCAGCACCTGCTGGCCCTGCCGCTGGCCTTCGGCATCCACCTGGCGTTCCGCCGGGTGCAGGGCGTGCTAGGCACCGTGCTGTTCCTGCCCTACGTCACCTCGCCGGTGGCGGCGGGCGGCGTGCTGGGGGCGCTGTTCCTGTTTGCCTGGCGGCCACTGGAGGCCCTGCTCAGGGTGGTGCTGGCTCCCCTTGGGGTCGAGCTCCCCGCCGACCTGGGCAGCGGCCTGCCGTTTGAGGCGTTCTCGCTGCTCTGGACCACGCTGGGCTGGAACGTGTTGCTGTATCTGATGGGGCTGGGCATCATCCCGCGGAGCCTGTACGAGGCGGCCCAGGTGGACGGGGCCAGCCTGTGGTGGCAGTTCCGGGCCATCTCGCTGCCGCTGCTGCGGCCCATGATCTTCATCGCCTTCACCATCAGCTTCCTGCAGGCGGTGCAGGCGAACACCTGGCAGCCGGCGGCGAACGCAGGGGGGCTGAGCGTGCCGCCCTATATTTTCCGCACCGGCTTCTTCGAGCTCGACTTCGGGCTGGCTGCCGCGCAGACCTGGGTGTTCTTCGGGGGCGTGCTGCTGATCGTGGGGCTGGCGTATGCCCTGCTGGGCCGGAACTTCACCAGCCTGGACGTCTCGGCGGTGGGTGAGCAGGCCGAAGGCCCGCTGCACCTGCCGGCGGCCGCGCTGGTGGCGTTCAAACTGGTGCTGGCCGTGGCGCTGTTCATGGCGACCGTGCCGCTGGCCTCAGTGCTGCTGAACCTCACCCGCACCGCCAACTTCCAGCCGCTGGCGCTCGGGACGGATTTCCAGAACAACTATGACGACCTGCTGCTCCGCGTCCCGCAGTTCTGGCGCACGGTGTGGAACTCCAGCTACGTGAGCAGTCTGGCGGCCCTGGGCGCGGTCCTCACCTCCAGCCTGGCCGGCTTCGCCTTTGCGCTGTTGCCCTTCCGGCACAAGGAGCGGCTGTACGCGGCGGTGCTGGCCCTGATGCTGTTTCCCTCGCTGCTCAACATCATCCCCACCGCCATGTTGATGCAGGTGATCGGCTGGCTCGATCAGGCGCGGGCCATGTGGGTGCCGGCGGCGGCGAGCGCGTTCGGCATCTTCCTGACGCGGCAATACATGGTGACCGCCCTGCCGGCGAGCGTTGTGGAAGCCGCCCGGCTGGACGGGGCCAGCACCTTCACCATCTACCGTCGGCTGGCGTTGCCGCTCGCGGCCCCGGTGCTGGCCACCGTGGGCCTGCTGACCTTCATCGGAACCTGGAACAACAGCATGAACGCGCTGGCTGTCTTCAAGACGCCCGAGACGCAGCTGGTGCTGCAGGCGCTCAGCACCGTCGTGCGACCCGGCGGCGACGGCACAGCGGCCTACCGCTTCGGGCTGGCCCTGGCCACCCTGCCCACCCTGCTGGTCTTCGCCCTCACCGCCCATCAGGTGTCGCGTGGCATGAACCTGGGCCGTTCCAGGTTGACCACAGGGACCCCAGCGGTGGCCGGTGACGGCCACCGCCCCAACGGGAGCGCGATCGGCGGGGCGGATGGGATGCGCGCCATCGCCTGCCTGATGGTCATCGCACACCACCTGGCCCAGCGATTCGATCCGTCCCGGCAACCGGCGGCTCTGCGCGAGCTGCACGCTTTCCTGATCACCGGACAGGTGGGCGTCAGCGCGTTTTTCGTGCTGTCGGGCACGCTGCTCTCGCTGCCCTTCTGGCGGCGCTACCTGAACGGCCAGCCGCGCCCCGACCTGCGCGAGTACGCCAGACGCCGCGCGCTGCGAATCGCCCCGGGGTACTACGCCAGCCTGCTGCTGAGCGTGCTGGTGAGCATTGCCTTTGTTGCGAACGCCGAGCATCCCTGGCTGCGGTTGCTAAGCGCTGCCACCTTCACGTCGGCCTTTCACTATCTGACGTTCTTCCCGGCCGATCTGAACGGCCCGCTGTGGAGCATCGGCTTCGAGGTGGTGTGCTACCTCCTGATGCCGCTGGGCATGCTGGGCCTGTTCGCCCTGCTGCCGCGCCGCTCGGCCGGAGCCGCGTTCGGCTACTGGATCCTGACGCTCGGCGTGGTCATGCTGGCGCACCAATGGACGCTCAACCACCTGGTTCCGGGCGGCGCCGGACGTGGTTGGCAGTACGGCATCGTGGGCGGTGCGAAGTTCTGGATGCCCAACTACAACCCCCTCGGGCTCTACGCGCACTACATCCTGGGGATCCTGGCCGCCGGGGCGATTGCCGTGGGGCAGCGGCGGTGGCGTGCGCACCTGACCTTCGATGCGCTGGGTGTGGCGGGCTTTGCCGGGATGCTGGCACTACTGTGGCAGCTGCGGCACGCGCCTGAGTTCACGCACAGCGTCGGGGAGCAACCGTACTTCTTTCCGTGGCTTCCCGGCCTGGTGGCCCTGACGCTCGCCACGCTGCCCTTCTCACGCTGGGCCCGGTATGCGTTCGACAACCGCTTCTTCCGCTACACCGCCCGGGTTTCGTTCGGCCTGTACATCTGGCACTACCTGATCCTGGAACTGATCCGGCTGCTGCATCAACCGGCCTTCACCTACGCGGGCATCGACTCGCTGCCGGACTTCCTGGCCTTGTCCGCCGCTGCCGTGTGGCTGGCGTACCGCGGTGCCGCGCTCTCGTACCGGCACATCGAGGCGCCGTTCCTGCGGGGGGTGTCCAAGCAGGAACGGCGGGTAGAGCGAAGTGAACCATCCATTGCCCCGGCACCGTCCCGCCTGAACCTGCCCCGCCTGCTGCAGTGGAGCTTGGCGGGACTGCTGCTCGTGTATGCCGGGCATCACGTCTACTTCAGGCAGCCCAGCGGGCGCCAGCTGGCCAGCCTGGTGCAGAACCTGGCGCGCAACCCGGAGTTCCTCCCGGTCAAGTCCAGCGATGGCGCCGGGCTGCGCCGGTACGAATTCACCGCGCTCGGCACCACCGGCATGACCTGGCACAGCCCGAATGACTGGACCATCGAGGTGCTC comes from Deinococcus sonorensis KR-87 and encodes:
- a CDS encoding acyltransferase family protein, translating into MTGPRPSAVTPRPFRRVLRPSWTPYLFIAPFFLVLLGFGLFPLAFSLYLSFCDWNPVRGLGAIRWDGLWAYRNVFTDPLYWPAFWRSVTTALAATVPQHLLALPLAFGIHLAFRRVQGVLGTVLFLPYVTSPVAAGGVLGALFLFAWRPLEALLRVVLAPLGVELPADLGSGLPFEAFSLLWTTLGWNVLLYLMGLGIIPRSLYEAAQVDGASLWWQFRAISLPLLRPMIFIAFTISFLQAVQANTWQPAANAGGLSVPPYIFRTGFFELDFGLAAAQTWVFFGGVLLIVGLAYALLGRNFTSLDVSAVGEQAEGPLHLPAAALVAFKLVLAVALFMATVPLASVLLNLTRTANFQPLALGTDFQNNYDDLLLRVPQFWRTVWNSSYVSSLAALGAVLTSSLAGFAFALLPFRHKERLYAAVLALMLFPSLLNIIPTAMLMQVIGWLDQARAMWVPAAASAFGIFLTRQYMVTALPASVVEAARLDGASTFTIYRRLALPLAAPVLATVGLLTFIGTWNNSMNALAVFKTPETQLVLQALSTVVRPGGDGTAAYRFGLALATLPTLLVFALTAHQVSRGMNLGRSRLTTGTPAVAGDGHRPNGSAIGGADGMRAIACLMVIAHHLAQRFDPSRQPAALRELHAFLITGQVGVSAFFVLSGTLLSLPFWRRYLNGQPRPDLREYARRRALRIAPGYYASLLLSVLVSIAFVANAEHPWLRLLSAATFTSAFHYLTFFPADLNGPLWSIGFEVVCYLLMPLGMLGLFALLPRRSAGAAFGYWILTLGVVMLAHQWTLNHLVPGGAGRGWQYGIVGGAKFWMPNYNPLGLYAHYILGILAAGAIAVGQRRWRAHLTFDALGVAGFAGMLALLWQLRHAPEFTHSVGEQPYFFPWLPGLVALTLATLPFSRWARYAFDNRFFRYTARVSFGLYIWHYLILELIRLLHQPAFTYAGIDSLPDFLALSAAAVWLAYRGAALSYRHIEAPFLRGVSKQERRVERSEPSIAPAPSRLNLPRLLQWSLAGLLLVYAGHHVYFRQPSGRQLASLVQNLARNPEFLPVKSSDGAGLRRYEFTALGTTGMTWHSPNDWTIEVLSPRFALHELAPEVRSLGMRGDRERFEITAGPLMGLTVDQNPLEVHIYSAAQQQ